In Sesamum indicum cultivar Zhongzhi No. 13 linkage group LG1, S_indicum_v1.0, whole genome shotgun sequence, the sequence CAGCGTACAAATGTGTTGATGAATGAATCATTTCaatggttatatatatacatacagttatatatatgtatggaggCATGGAGATTGTGAAGTAAACGCAGCACGAGGATTAAAAAAAGTTACGTTCTTCAACATTGGGAGCGGGTAGGGAAGCTTTCAGCAAAAATGCATACGTACCATGAATCCAGCCAAGAACACGTACTACGCATAGTAAACACGTTGTGAAAGAGAGAGGCAGAGAGAGTGAAAATTATGGAATTTGCAGTACAGATATAAAAGAAACCCCCAAGCAACCATTTTCtttgcattatttttcacCTCAACCGCACATGGCTTCTTCTTGAGTTTCCTAtatctctctcacacacatacTCACACATTTTCTTGggttttcatttcttcttttgtttatttcctACAGCACATGCCCTCCTCTTCGTCACTCCACCTCACCTCTGCTTCTCTCTCTACATTTTGTATGTGCTCCAAAAACTTggctttttgtaatttttttatctttgacTGAGCACTCATCCAAAGAGATTCCTTCAGATCTACAGTGAAAAGTTTTTAGGCCTTGGGGTGACCTTAGCCTTTCGTTCttgttgaagaagagagagagacagagcaCCAGCAGCATTCAAGAATTCTTGGATTCATCGAGAGGTCAGCTTTTTGGGGCTCTTTGATTGGTTTTTGGAAATGGGCCTTTctgtttttatcttaatttgatTGGCGATGCATGGTTTTTCACCAAAAAGGTCCTCTGCTTGTTGAATTTAGGTCAATGAATCTCTGGCTTTTGCACCTTTCTTTGGagtgaaattattttcttgtttcccttttgcCTGTTTGTTTGCTGGGAGAGGTGAAGTCATTGAAATTTATGAGTCAGCGAAGAATACTGTTCCAATAATGACTGATGATGTGATCATATGTAATTCTGaattttatatgttgtaaTGGAGGCAGTAGCAATCAAATCCGCCAATTCTTGCCTTGAGTCTTTATTTGTCCTCTGGTCTCTTCCCTGCTAAATATTGAACCACAAAGGAATGATTAATCttcatgattttaattcaTGCAGTTTGGTCATATGGTAAGTCAAATTCTTGCACAACTTAGTTTTGTTCCCTCCTGCTTGAAATGGAAGTATCAAACCTTTTCTGGTGTTTGGATGGCTTTATTAGCCAGATCATGGGGTCTGTTCAGGCCCCATCAACTGCGGTTTTACCAAGGAATTCAATGTTTTTTCCGAATTTTCATTCTTCCATATGGAGGGATTTCACCAAACTCTGTTGGAAAGTTGTGTTCCTAATTCTTCAGTGTTTTAAGTAGTCAAtgctgctaatttttttttacagctCCTGTACTCATTTTTGATACTCTGCTTATGCACTtctcattttctatttatggTGTTTTATTTATGCTCTACTGCGGTTTCTATGCAGACTTCAATATCATCCATCCAAACGACGTTGAGGACatcataattttgtataagcACGGTCAGTGTCTAACTTTCAGATGACAATTCCCAATAGTGTGGTGTCGTTAAAATGGTAGAAGAAAAGGGGTTGTCTGCACAAAACCATATAACTGTACAACGAATGGGTTGTGAGATGGAAACCGAACAGCCCGAAGATATGGACATTGTCCTCTCTTCTATGTGGCCGGAAGACATAAACGAAGCCGGGAGGCAATTCAATGTTGAAAGGCCGGGAGCAGATCAGGATATGTTGGAGGAGGTTACAATCAAGAAAGAGCCTAATATAGTAGATTTTAAGCGTCTTATGGAGCTTACAAATTATAGCGACAAGGGTAACTGGCAATTGGCCAAGTTGGTCAGGAACTGGGAATATAAGCAGGCAAATGCTGTACGTCTTCTCAAAGAGGAGCTCGAGAACCTTAGCAAGCAACAGCAAGAAGTTGAGCTCAAGAAGTTGGAGATTTTGGAAGAACATCGGTTTGAACAGGATGGATATGGTGGTGATAAGCGCCCGATTTCTATTCTTGATGAGAatctgaaatatttatatcaagacgCTCCTAGAAGAAAGAATGATGTGATCTTCCAAGGCGAAAAAGTAGAAATAGATGCCGAGTATGACAGCGTAATATACTGGAAGCAGCGAGCCATGCATTTAGAGAAGCTTTTGGAGGCAAGTCTCCAACGAGAGCAAATATTAATGGAGAAGTTGCAAGAAAGTatagaaaatcttgaaaggCAATCCTCTCCTGTGGAAGAGTTGTCGCAGGTTTTGACGAGAGCAGATAATTTCTTACATTTTGTCCTCCAAAATGCACCAGTTGTTATAGGTCACCAGGTATAGTCGAGTGCGCTTTTCAATTATGCTGGATATAATTGATTAACttttacaagtttgtattatgATGGCTAAACAATTCATAAACTTCCAGTGCTGCTTTACATTTCAAGTTATTGCTATTTGGTTTATGATTGAACAGTTTTCCATATTTTTCAGGATAAAGAACTGCGGTACCGGTTCATCTTTAATCATTTCCCGAGTTTGGGTGAGCAGGTAGTTACACTGATAGTTTAGTTTAGCTTGGTCCGATGCGCTTTAATCTGCAACTTCGATATGTTTTTACTTATTGGCTGTCAACTACTAAACAAAGTTAATCTTTTTATCCAAAGCTTTGCTAGGAGAATCTGGCACCATCATTCCTCAAAATAACTGATTTTACAGGATATCATAGGCAAAACTGATGTGGAGATCTTCAGCGGTGCTGGCGTAAAGGAATCTCAAGACTTCAAAAGAGAGGTTCTCGAACGAGGATTGCCTGCAAAGAGGGAGATCACATTTGAAACAGAGCTGTTTGGTTCAAAaacctttttaatttatgttgaacCTGTTTTCAGCAAGACAGGGGAGACAATTGGTGTAAATTACATGGGGATGGAAGTAACTGATCAGGTGAGGTTACTCTTTCCTTAGCCCTCCTGTGAGTTATCTGACATTCTATGTTGGTAGCAGCTTTCCCTTACAGTCCTAACAGTTTCACATTCTTGTATTTGTAATATCGCAGGTCAGAAAGCGAGAGAAGATGGCAAAGCTTAGAGAGGAAATGGCTGTACAGAAGGCCAAGGAGACAGAGCTAAACAAAACAATCCACATAACAGGTTAGTCAGCTCGATATAAACCTGGATCAGCTATTGATCAAGTTGGTCGATTGTTTCTGATCAGTATTGTTCTGCAGAGGAATCGATGCGAGCAAAACAAATGCTAGCAACAATGTCTCATGAGATAAGATCTCCTCTATCTGGAGTTGTAAGCATGGCCGAGATTCTTTCCACCACTAATCTTGACAAAGAACAAAGGCAGCTGTTGAATGTGATGTTGTCTTCTGGTGATTTGGTTCTTCAACTGATAAATGACATCCTCGATCTTTCCAAGGTGGAGTCAGGTGCGGCAATGAACCTTATGACATAAgggtttaattttttcatcattacTGATAGTTTTGTATGGTGAATATAAAGAGGTATCTAAATCTGACGGGGTAATTATCATCTTTTTTAGGAGTTATGAAACTGGAAGCAACTAAGTTTAGACCAAGAGAGGTAGTAAAGCACGTACTTCAGACAGCAGCAGCATCACTACAGAAACTACTAACGTTAGAAGGTCATGTAGCAGATGATGTTCCTGTGGAGGTAACTAACCTTTAATGATACTTCCTCAATCAACATTCAATAGGCGTTCTTGGATATACAACCATCGAGAATGGAGAAGCCAATTGTACATGATATATGACACTTCTTCAATTTCAGGTTATTGGAGATGTCCTTAGGATTCGACAGATTCTGACCAACTTGGTCAGGTACTTTTAAAGCTAAAACTTAGTTGCAATATGCATATATTCTATTAGATGAATCCATGCCACATATGGTACTTGAAATTACACAAAGATCATCAAACCGATGTATCTATCTAAGATTACGGTgcttatttctcatttttatttttatgtttcacCCTATGACAGTTTCCAAAATATTTCCCGAGGATTTTGATATCAAGTTctaaattttactatatatcagtagaattcttttttatccttttagTGTTTTTACAGCAATGCCATCAAGTTTACTCATGAAGGCAAGGTCGGAATAAATCTCTATGTGGTGTCAGAGCCATCCACAATGACCAGACAAGATTCAGAGACAGTTTCTCAAGATCAGTCAACCGTTTCAGCCAATACAAGGAATACCTTGTCAATGTCGCAAAACAAAGCTGATCAAAATGGCAGTGGGCATGCAGATGCATGTGGTACTCGTGAAAACTACAAACTTAATGATGTGGCCCAGATACAAAACGGGGCTCCAATGGACGAAGACAAAGAGACTCATCTCTCCCCAGAAGAACGAGTCGTTTGGATTCGCTGTGATGTTTATGACACAGGGATTGGAATACCTGGTATTATACTCTATTCCTCGGTCTTCTGCCTGATGAATGTGTATGCTTATATGGTTATTAGCCATTCTAACTTTCATTGAACGGAAGACTGATACATTATGACCTGTTTCAAACTTTGTGCAACAGAAAATGCTATACCCactttatttaagaaatacatGCAAGTTGGTGCAGATACTGCTCGAAAGTATGGTGGGACAGGACTAGGCCTTGCAATCTGTAAACAACTGGTAGGAACCAATCTTGAGACTTTCAATTTGATTCTCTCCTCTTGAAAATGTTTGATAGTTCTTACGAAGAATCATTGGATTATCATGTTAAGCTGGATGCTAACTTTGATGATTTTGTTGCCTGCCCATAAGTAGTTTACTTCTGTTTTCTCAACATGTTAATTCATCTATCATCCTGAAAAGGAGTGGAG encodes:
- the LOC105162005 gene encoding histidine kinase 5-like; this translates as MVEEKGLSAQNHITVQRMGCEMETEQPEDMDIVLSSMWPEDINEAGRQFNVERPGADQDMLEEVTIKKEPNIVDFKRLMELTNYSDKGNWQLAKLVRNWEYKQANAVRLLKEELENLSKQQQEVELKKLEILEEHRFEQDGYGGDKRPISILDENLKYLYQDAPRRKNDVIFQGEKVEIDAEYDSVIYWKQRAMHLEKLLEASLQREQILMEKLQESIENLERQSSPVEELSQVLTRADNFLHFVLQNAPVVIGHQDKELRYRFIFNHFPSLGEQDIIGKTDVEIFSGAGVKESQDFKREVLERGLPAKREITFETELFGSKTFLIYVEPVFSKTGETIGVNYMGMEVTDQVRKREKMAKLREEMAVQKAKETELNKTIHITEESMRAKQMLATMSHEIRSPLSGVVSMAEILSTTNLDKEQRQLLNVMLSSGDLVLQLINDILDLSKVESGVMKLEATKFRPREVVKHVLQTAAASLQKLLTLEGHVADDVPVEVIGDVLRIRQILTNLVSNAIKFTHEGKVGINLYVVSEPSTMTRQDSETVSQDQSTVSANTRNTLSMSQNKADQNGSGHADACGTRENYKLNDVAQIQNGAPMDEDKETHLSPEERVVWIRCDVYDTGIGIPENAIPTLFKKYMQVGADTARKYGGTGLGLAICKQLVELMGGHLSVSSVEHHGSTFTFVLPYKVSLISDSTDDPDELSDMDRQDVLGDGNDDDLHSGVFIFQPRTLGSLFSSQSSGRIQKLSVNSYGFNASHKCNGLLEDSLSPSSNITYKETSSEEDPSTADHAMEASSEPEISPTRCSGSDDLNLAAKQEKSHPEANGRFHPYAHPTSSSRASNNLDGTSEAQVRHQEKAQTERSSECSSSNSSEIPKAELKPKILLVEDNKINVMVTKSMMKQLGHDIDIVCNGEEAVRAVQCNSYHLILMDVCMPVMDGLQATRLIRSFEETGSWEDAIKAGIEMQLPPPHSASNSQLEKPRKRTPIIAMTANALSESADECYANGMDSFVSKPVTFQNLKQCLQQYLPSMHL